A genomic window from Salvia hispanica cultivar TCC Black 2014 chromosome 5, UniMelb_Shisp_WGS_1.0, whole genome shotgun sequence includes:
- the LOC125187749 gene encoding heavy metal-associated isoprenylated plant protein 7-like — MGEEKKEDVSAEKKEEVKEEKTEEEKKKDEEEEEVKEIVLKVDMHCEACARKVARALKGFQGVEEVRADCKASKVVVKVKGKGGGADPLKVCQRIEKKSGRKVKIISPLPNKEQEDDSKQQVSNDPQPIQANKQEPPPVITVVLKVRMHCEACAQVLQKRIGKVHGVESVTTEIANDRVIVKGVLDPEKLVNDVYKRTGKHASIVKEEEKKEEEKEEEKQDDKKEAEESKEGEDDKKTDIKKMEHWPSNYYHLEHAYAPQFFSDENPHACIVM; from the exons ATGGGCGAA GAGAAGAAAGAGGATGTGTCGGCggagaagaaagaagaagtaaaagaagagaaaacagaagaggaaaagaagaaagatgaagaagaagaggaagttaAAGAGATTGTGCTAAAAGTGGACATGCATTGCGAGGCCTGCGCCCGCAAAGTTGCACGAGCCCTAAAAGGCTTTCAAG GAGTGGAGGAAGTAAGGGCGGATTGCAAGGCGAGCAAAGTGGTGGTGAAAGTGAAAGGGAAGGGTGGAGGTGCAGACCCTCTAAAGGTGTGCCAAAGGattgaaaagaaaagtggTCGAAAAGTGAAAATCATTTCCCCGCTCCCAAACAAGGAACAAGAAGACGATAGTAAGCAGCAAGTGAGCAATGATCCTCAGCCAATTCAAGCAAACAAACAAGAG CCTCCTCCTGTCATAACGGTGGTGTTGAAAGTCAGAATGCATTGCGAAGCATGTGCTCAAGTACTGCAGAAGAGAATTGGTAAAGTTCATG GTGTAGAATCAGTGACAACAGAGATTGCAAATGATCGTGTAATCGTGAAAGGCGTACTGGATCCAGAAAAGCTAGTGAACGACGTGTACAAGAGAACAGGCAAACATGCATCAATagtaaaagaagaagagaagaaggaaGAGGAAAAGGAGGAGGAGAAGCAAGATGATAAGAAAGAGGCAGAAGAGAGCAAGGAAGGCGAAGATGATAAGAAAACGGACATCAAGAAAATGGAGCATTGGCCCTCAAACTACTACCACTTGGAGCATGCTTATGCCCCTCAATTCTTCAGCGATGAGAATCCACACGCCTGCATTGTTATGTaa